From a region of the Panicum virgatum strain AP13 chromosome 2K, P.virgatum_v5, whole genome shotgun sequence genome:
- the LOC120666748 gene encoding vacuolar protein sorting-associated protein 2 homolog 1, protein MSFLFGKRKTPAELLRENKRMLDRSIREIERERQGLQAQEKKLITEIKKTAKEGQMGAVKVMAKDLIRTRHQITKFYQLKSQLQGVSLRVQTLKSTQAMGDAMKGVTKAMAQMNRQLNLPGLQKIMQEFERQNERMEMVSEVMGDAIDDAMEGDEEEEETEELVNQVLDEIGIDINQELVGAPSAAVAQPASAGKVAQAESAGNADSGIDADLQARLDNLRRM, encoded by the exons ATGAGTTTCTTGTTCGGGAAGCGGAAGACGCCCGCCG AGCTCTTGAGAGAGAACAAGAGAATGTTAGATCGATCCATCAGGGAAATTGAGCGGGAGAGGCAAGGATTGCAGGCCCAGGAGAAAAAGCTCATCACTGAGATCAAGAAAACAGCTAAAGAAGGCCAGATG GGAGCTGTCAAAGTAATGGCCAAAGATCTTATTCGTACCCGGCATCAGATAACAAAGTTCTATCAACTTAAATCCCAGCTCCAAGGAGTTTCTCTAAGAGTTCAG ACACTAAAATCAACTCAAGCTATGGGTGATGCTATGAAGGGTGTTACAAAAGCAATGGCTCAAATGAATAGGCAGCTAAATTTGCCAGGATTGCAGAAGATAATGCAAGAGTTTGAACGACAAAATGAGAGGATGGAGATGGTGAGCGAGGTGATGGGAGATGCCATAGATGATGCTATGGAAGgagacgaggaagaagaagaaaccgaGGAGCTTGTGAATCAAGTGCTTGATGAAATTGGCATTGATATCAACCAAGAG CTTGTTGGAGCCCCATCAGCTGCTGTTGCTCAGCCTGCTTCTGCTGGAAAGGTTGCCCAGGCTGAAAGCGCCGGGAACGCTGACAGTGGAATTGACGCCGATTTGCAGGCAAGGTTGGACAATCTGAGGAGAATGTAA